One Betaproteobacteria bacterium genomic window, ACCGCAACAAGAATCAAGGTGCTGCCGGATCTACCGACCCTTGCAGAGTCGGGATTGGCGGGCTACAACATTGCGAGCTGGTACGGGATCTTCGCGCCCAAGGGCACACCGGACCGGATCGTGAATCAGCTGCAGGCCGAGATCGCGCGCGCCATCAAGACCAAGCCGGTTGCCACGCGGCTATCCGATTACGAGCTGATCGCCAATACGCCGGCGGAGTTCGTGACATTCCTGAAGCGGGATGCCGAAGTGACCACGCGCGTGATCACGCAGTCCGGGGCCAAGGCGAATTAGGCGAACCGCCCGTCGGCTTGCGCTGCCATCCCTCGTGACCAGGAGGGATGGGGCAGCAAGCACGACTGCGGAATCGAGCAGGAAACAGTCGCGGGTCAATTGCCGCAGGCGCCGATCATTGCGCCTTGATCCCCGCCGCCTTGAACAAGCGCGCATTGAGCGCGATCTCGTCGCGCACGAACTTGCTGAACTCGGCGGGCGTCATGGTCATCACCGTGTTGCCGAGCGTGTTGAGCCGGTCGCGCACGACGGGGTCCGCCATGGCGTCCGAGAATCCCTTGCGGATCTTGGCGACGACCGGCGCGGGAATACCTTGCGGCCCCCACAAGCCGAACCACAGCACGAATTCGAAATTGGGGACGCCCGCCTCCGCGATCGTCGGCACGTTGGGTAGCTGCGCGGCGCGCTTGGCCGAGGTCACCGCCAGCGGCCGCAGCTTGCCTGAGTCGAAATAGGGCTTGCCGGCGGACAGTGGCGTGAAGTAGGTGTCCACGCGCCCGGCGAGCAGGTCGGGAAAGACTTCGCCCGAGCCCTTGTATGCCACCATCGTGAAGTCCACCTTGGCCGCAAGCTTGAACTTCTCGGTGTTCAAGTGCGTGCCGCTGCCCAGTCCGGCGAACGCGAAGTTGATCTTGCGCGGGTTCGCCTTGGCATCGGCCAGAAATTCGCCGAACGTCTTCCACCTCGAGCTCGGATTGACGGCCAGAACGTTGGGCATCGCCACCAGCGGCAGGACGTCGATGAAGTCCTTCACCGTGTCGTAGGGCAGCTTGGCGAACATGGAGGGGGCGGCGGTGTGCGCGCCTGAATTGATGATCAGCGTATGGCCATCGGCGGGCGCGCGCGCAGCGATCGCGGAGGCGATCGAGCCACCCGCGCCACTGCGGTTGTCCGCCACCACGTTCTGGCCCCACAGATCCGTGACCTTCTGCGTGATGACGCGCCCAATGATGTCGGTTGCACTACCGGGCGGAAAGGCGATGATCACTCGTACCGGCCGTGATGGGTAGTTCTGCGCGCCGACCTGCAATGCGAACCCCATCAGCGCAGCCGCCGCGATGCACTTCATGATCTTCATGTCACTCTTCCTCCGTTGTCGGTTCGATTATGACAACCCGTTTTCCGCCTCGACACTCCCGCGGCGCGAGCTCGATCCACGCTGCCTTCGCTTGCCGCAGCGGCGGCAGGCGTCGTCGAACCGACGCCTGAGCCTGCGCTGACTGTCGGAGGAGAGCCTCAAGGGGTAAGCTGCTGATCCTCGACCGCCGCCGGTTCCTGACGTCTGGCGTCGGTGTCGTGCAGACGAGAAAGCCGGGCGATGTGCCCGGCTTTGAATGAGTGGCGCGCCCGAGACGATTCGAACGTCCGACCCCAGCCTTCGGAGGGCTGTACTCTATCCAACTGAGCTACGGGCGCAGGACTGAGGATGGTAGCCGGTTTGGCGGAACGCGTCCAACGGCCTGCGGCGGCGGCACGATTCGCAGTCAGGCTCTGCGTGAGCCCGAGCGCTCGCCCAGCGTCGTGCGCGGGCCGCGTTCACGCAATCCTGAGCGCTCACGATCCCGATCGCGGCGCGAGTCGGGATGGCATAATGCCACCCCAGTCATCGGCCGCAATCGAATCATGAGCAAATCCGAACCGTGCCTGCGCGTGGGCATTCCGAAAGGCAGTCTGCAGGACACCACACAGAAGCTGTTCGTGCGGGCCGGCTACGACCTGCGCATCTCAGGCCGCTCGTACTATCCGACCATCGACGACCCGGAAATCGAGTGCATCCTCATCCGGCCGCAGGAAATGGCGCGCTACGTCGCGCAGGGCATTCTCGACTGCGCGATTACCGGGCTCGACTGGATCCTCGAAAACGACGTGCAGGTGGAGCAACTCGCCGATCTGCGCGCGCCGTGGCCGAACTACGGCGTGGTGCGCTGGGTCATGGCATCGAAGGAGGATTCGCGCTTTCGCGGTGTCGAGGATCTCGAGGGCAGGCGCATCGCCACCGAAGCGGTCGGCATGACGCGCCGATTTCTCGCTCAGCACGGCGTGACCGCCGTCGTAGAGTTCTCCTGGGGCGCAACCGAGGTGAAGCCGCCGATTCTCGCCGACGCGATCGTCGACGTGTCCGAGACCGGCGCGTCGCTGCGTGCGAACGACCTGCGCATCATGCACGTCGTGCTGGAGAGCACCCCGCGCTTCATCGCCCACGGCGCGGCGCTTGCCGATGCCTGGAAGCAGGCGAAGATCGAGCGGCTGCTGATGATGCTCCAGGGCGCGATCGCGGCGGCGACGCGCGTGCTGCTGTCGATGAACGTGCCGCGCGCGCAGCTCGATCGCATCGTCGGGATCCTGCCGGCGCTCGCGACCCCGACCGTGTCGACGCTCGCCGATCCCGAATGGGTCGATGTCAGCACCGTGGTCGACGAAAAGAACGTCCGCGACCTCATTCCCCGTCTATATCAGGCGGGCGCACGCGGCATCATCGAGCTGCCGATCAACAAGATCGTCGAGTAGGTCGAAGCGACGCTTCTCGCTATAATCGCTGGTTTTTGGGATTCCCGGGGCAAGTGCATGGCAGCGCCAGAGCTCGACGATCACATCGAGGAACATTCCTCCTTCATTCGCACACCAAAGCAGCTTCTCACCGTTGTCGTTCTGGCGTTCGTGGTCCCAATCGCGGTGCTCGTTATGCTTGCGATCTTCGCAAGCGACATCGGCAAGTACGACGAAAACCACCCCGGAATGACGGGCGAGGCAATCGCCCAGCGCATCAAGCCCGTCGGACAGGTGCGCGTGGCCGAGGCAGGCGCCAAGGGTGAGCCTGCCCCCGCGGCGCCCGCAGCCGCTGCGGCCCCGGCCGCCGCGCCGGCACCCGCTGCGACCACGCCTGGCGCCGCCACTCCGACAGCAGCCGCAGCCGGTGATGGCAAGGCAATTTACGACAAGGTCTGCATGGTGTGTCATGCCACCGGCGTGGCAGGTGCACCGAAACCCGGCGACAAGGCGGCATGGGCGCCGAGGATCAAGCAAGGTATGGATGTGCTGTACGCTTCGTCGCTCAAGGGCAAGGGTGCCATGCCGCCCAAGGGGGGCGCCGTGCAGTTGAGCGATGCCGACATCAAGGCCGCGGTCGACTACATGGTGGGCCTGGTGAAGTAACCGGGCGCTCGCCGCCCGACAATCCAAAGGCGCCGAATCCTGTCTGCGCCTTTTTTGTTCCGCAACCGAACGCTCATGGCGACGTACGTCATCGGTGACATCCAGGGCTGCTTCGAGGCGCTCGAAAAGCTGCTCGATCGCATCGATTTCGACGCGGGCCGCGACCGGCTCTGGTTCGTCGGCGACCTGGTGAACCGCGGTCCCGACTCGCTCGCCACGCTGCGCTTCGTCAGGGATCTCGGCGACGGCGCGGTAACTGTCCTCGGCAATCACGACCTGCACCTGCTCACCGTGGCTAGCGGGTTCGCGCATCTGCATCGCGGCGATACGGTCGCGGACATCCTCGACGCACCCGATCGCGACGCGCTGCTCGACTGGCTGCGCCGCTGCAAGCTCATGCACGTCGACGAGGGCTGGGCGATGGTGCATGCGGGGCTGCTGCCGCAATGGAGCGTCGAGCGCGCGCATGCACTTGCGCGGGAAGTCGAAAGCGTCCTGGGCGGATCGGACTACGCCGATATGCTGCGGCACATGTACGGCAATCAGCCGGACGAATGGGACGAAGCACTCGAGGGCGACGACCGGCTGCGGGTGATCGTCAATGCGATGACGCGGCTGCGCCTGTGCACGCCGCAAGGCAAGATGGAGTTTCGCCACAAGTCCGCGCCGCGCCAGCTGCCGCCGGGCTATCTGCCGTGGTATGCGATTCCGGAGCGGGCGAGCGCCGGTCATCCGATCGTCTTCGGACACTGGTCGACGCTGGGATTGCACGCGGCCGAGGATGTGGTCGCGCTCGATTCGGGGTGTCTATGGGGCAACGCCTTGAGCGCGCTACGGCTGCACGATCGCAGAATCTTTCAGGTCGACTGCGCCGGCATGCGCGGCACCACCGCGCCGGAGGATTGAACCGCACCACCCCGTCCGCGACGCAGTCGCGTCCCGCCCCTCCTTGCCAAGGAGGGGAACGAAAAGTTCTTCCCCTCCTCGTCGAGGAGGGGTGGCACGAAGTGCCGGGGTGGTGTGACCTACCAGGGCGCGGCTCCGAACGCCTCTTTGTAGCGAACCTCGATCTCGGCGCGATCGAAGCGGTGGTTCTGCCCGCCGCGGCTCGCGATCTTGATGGCGCCGATGAGCGAGGCCACGCGGCCCGTGGTCGCCCAGTCCATGCCGCGCGCGATGCCGTACAGCAGGCCGGCGCGATAAGCATCGCCGCATCCGGTCGGGTCGACCACGGCGCCAGGCTTCGCGCTCGGAATCGCGAGCTGCCGGCCGCCGGCGTAGATGGTCGAGCCGTCGGCCCCGCGCGTGAGTATCAAGGCCTGCACGCGCTTGGCGAGCGCCTCCAGCGATTGACCGGTGCGCTCCTGCAGCAGCTGCCCTTCGTAATCGTTCACCGTCACGTAGGCGGCCTGATCGATGAAAGCGATCAGCTCCTCGCCGCTGAACATCGGCAGGCCCTGTCCTGGATCGAAGATGAACGGAATTCCGGCTTGCGCGAGCTCGCGCGCGTGCTGGAGCATCCCGTCGCGACCGTCCGGCGCGACAATACCGAGCGCAATTCCGGCGGCATCGGTCACGCTGTTCAGGTGCGAGAAGTTCATCGCACCGGGATGAAAGGCCGTGATCTGGTTGTCGTCGAGATCAGTGGTGATGAAAGCCTGCGCGGTAAAGGTCTCCTCGACCCGGCGCACGTGGGTGGCATCGAGGCGAAGCTGCGCCAGGCGCTCGAAATACGGCTGCGCGTCGCTGCCCACCGCCGCCATGATCACCGGCTCGCCCTCGAGCATGGCGAGGCTGTAGGCGATGTTGCCGGCACAGCCGCCGAACTCGCGCCGCATGTCCGGCACCAGGAAAGCGACATTCAGGATGTGGATCTTCGCGGGCAGGATGTGATTCTTGAAGCGGTCGTGGAACACCATGATGGTGTCGTAGGCCATCGAGCCGCAGATCAGGGTACGCACTGGGAATCCGTTCTTCGCGTGGGGGCGGAAGGATTATAGCGAACGCAGGTTTGCTGTCGCCCCGACTCACATGTGAAGACTGCCGGAAGGCGCCGTTGCTCCGGATTCCCGTTTCCGCGGCAATGACGAGCTACTTCGTGCGCCAGGCGAGGTCGAGCTCGCGCGCCGCGCGCACTTCGTCCAGTCGCCGCACGGGCAGCGTATGGGGAGCGGTCTTCACCAGCTGCGGGTCGGTCTCGGCTTCCTGCAGGATCTCCTTCATCGCGCTCACGAAGGCATCGAGCGTCTGCTTCGACTCGGTCTCGGTCGGCTCGATCAGCAGGCACTCCGGCACCAGCAACGGGAAATACGTGGTCGGTGCGTGAAAGCCCTTGTCGAGCAGGCGTTTCGCCAGGTCCATCGCGCTCACGCCGGTGCGCTCCTTCAAGCGTTTGAGCGTGACGATGAACTCGTGGCTCGCGCGCCGCTGCGGAAACGCCAACTCGAAACCGGCTTTGGCAAGCTCGCTCATGAGGTAGTTCGCATTGAGCGTCGCGAACTCCGCTACACGGCGCGCACCTTCCTCGCCGAGCATGCGCGCGTAGACATAGGCGCGCAGCAGCACGCCGGCCTGGCCGATGTGCGCCGACAACCGCCCGATGCTTTGCGCTCGCTCCTGCAGGTCCAGCAGCCGATAGCGATCCGCCTCGCGCGCCACGATCGGCACCGGCAGATACGGCGTCATGTGCTCCGCAGCCGCCACCGGGCCGGCGCCAGGGCCGCCGCCGCCATGCGGTGTGGAGAAGGTCTTGTGCAAGTTCAGATGCAGCACGTCGAACCCCATGGCGCCCGGGTGCACCTTGCCGAGGATCGCGTTCAGGTTCGCGCCATCGTAGTAGAGCAGCCCACCGGCGGCGTGAACGATGCGCGCGATCTCACCGATGCCGCGCTCGAACACGCCGAGCGTCGAGGGGTTGGTGAGCATGAGCCCGGCGGTCTGCGGGCCGACCGACTGCGCGAGCGCTGCGACATCGACGTCGCCTTCGCGCCCGGTGCGGATCTCGCGCACGACGTAGCCGCACATCGTCGCGGTGGCGGGATTGGTGCCATGCGCCGCATCGGGCACCAGGATCTCGCGGCGCGCACGGTCGCCGCGCGCATCGTGATAGGCACGAATCATCGCCACACCCGCAGCCTCGCCCTGCGCACCGGCCATCGGCGCCAAGCTCACGGCGGCCATCCCGGTCCAGCGCGCGAGCATTTCCTGCAGCTCGTACACGCAGGCGAGAAAGCCTTGGCCGGTCTGCTCCAGCGCGGCGGGGTGCAAGGCGAGGAAGTGCGGCAGCAGCGCGGCCGCGTTGCAGGCGCGCGGGTTGTACTTCATCGTGCACGACCCGAGCGGATAGAACTGGGTGTCGATCGAATAATTGCGCTGCGACAGGCGCGTATAGTGGCGCACGACGTCCAGCTCGGAAACTTCGGGCAGCGCGGGCGGTGCGGTGCGAAGCTGCGCCTGCGGTATCGCGCTGGGAAGCTCGCGCGCGTGTGGCTGCTGGGCGCCGCTCGTGCGCCCGGGCTGCGACAGCTCGTGGATCAACATGCGGGATGCGGCGAGCGTGTCGCCACGATCGTCGCGCGCTGCTATTTCAAGGCCGCCAGCGCCGCCTCGTAGTTCGGCTCCTGCGCGATCTCCGGCACGAGCTCGGAGTACAGCACCTTGTTGTTTTCATC contains:
- a CDS encoding aminotransferase class V-fold PLP-dependent enzyme, coding for MLIHELSQPGRTSGAQQPHARELPSAIPQAQLRTAPPALPEVSELDVVRHYTRLSQRNYSIDTQFYPLGSCTMKYNPRACNAAALLPHFLALHPAALEQTGQGFLACVYELQEMLARWTGMAAVSLAPMAGAQGEAAGVAMIRAYHDARGDRARREILVPDAAHGTNPATATMCGYVVREIRTGREGDVDVAALAQSVGPQTAGLMLTNPSTLGVFERGIGEIARIVHAAGGLLYYDGANLNAILGKVHPGAMGFDVLHLNLHKTFSTPHGGGGPGAGPVAAAEHMTPYLPVPIVAREADRYRLLDLQERAQSIGRLSAHIGQAGVLLRAYVYARMLGEEGARRVAEFATLNANYLMSELAKAGFELAFPQRRASHEFIVTLKRLKERTGVSAMDLAKRLLDKGFHAPTTYFPLLVPECLLIEPTETESKQTLDAFVSAMKEILQEAETDPQLVKTAPHTLPVRRLDEVRAARELDLAWRTK
- a CDS encoding ATP phosphoribosyltransferase, coding for MSKSEPCLRVGIPKGSLQDTTQKLFVRAGYDLRISGRSYYPTIDDPEIECILIRPQEMARYVAQGILDCAITGLDWILENDVQVEQLADLRAPWPNYGVVRWVMASKEDSRFRGVEDLEGRRIATEAVGMTRRFLAQHGVTAVVEFSWGATEVKPPILADAIVDVSETGASLRANDLRIMHVVLESTPRFIAHGAALADAWKQAKIERLLMMLQGAIAAATRVLLSMNVPRAQLDRIVGILPALATPTVSTLADPEWVDVSTVVDEKNVRDLIPRLYQAGARGIIELPINKIVE
- a CDS encoding tripartite tricarboxylate transporter substrate binding protein, which translates into the protein MKIMKCIAAAALMGFALQVGAQNYPSRPVRVIIAFPPGSATDIIGRVITQKVTDLWGQNVVADNRSGAGGSIASAIAARAPADGHTLIINSGAHTAAPSMFAKLPYDTVKDFIDVLPLVAMPNVLAVNPSSRWKTFGEFLADAKANPRKINFAFAGLGSGTHLNTEKFKLAAKVDFTMVAYKGSGEVFPDLLAGRVDTYFTPLSAGKPYFDSGKLRPLAVTSAKRAAQLPNVPTIAEAGVPNFEFVLWFGLWGPQGIPAPVVAKIRKGFSDAMADPVVRDRLNTLGNTVMTMTPAEFSKFVRDEIALNARLFKAAGIKAQ
- a CDS encoding cytochrome c5 family protein, with product MAAPELDDHIEEHSSFIRTPKQLLTVVVLAFVVPIAVLVMLAIFASDIGKYDENHPGMTGEAIAQRIKPVGQVRVAEAGAKGEPAPAAPAAAAAPAAAPAPAATTPGAATPTAAAAGDGKAIYDKVCMVCHATGVAGAPKPGDKAAWAPRIKQGMDVLYASSLKGKGAMPPKGGAVQLSDADIKAAVDYMVGLVK
- a CDS encoding symmetrical bis(5'-nucleosyl)-tetraphosphatase; the encoded protein is MATYVIGDIQGCFEALEKLLDRIDFDAGRDRLWFVGDLVNRGPDSLATLRFVRDLGDGAVTVLGNHDLHLLTVASGFAHLHRGDTVADILDAPDRDALLDWLRRCKLMHVDEGWAMVHAGLLPQWSVERAHALAREVESVLGGSDYADMLRHMYGNQPDEWDEALEGDDRLRVIVNAMTRLRLCTPQGKMEFRHKSAPRQLPPGYLPWYAIPERASAGHPIVFGHWSTLGLHAAEDVVALDSGCLWGNALSALRLHDRRIFQVDCAGMRGTTAPED
- a CDS encoding carbohydrate kinase family protein gives rise to the protein MRTLICGSMAYDTIMVFHDRFKNHILPAKIHILNVAFLVPDMRREFGGCAGNIAYSLAMLEGEPVIMAAVGSDAQPYFERLAQLRLDATHVRRVEETFTAQAFITTDLDDNQITAFHPGAMNFSHLNSVTDAAGIALGIVAPDGRDGMLQHARELAQAGIPFIFDPGQGLPMFSGEELIAFIDQAAYVTVNDYEGQLLQERTGQSLEALAKRVQALILTRGADGSTIYAGGRQLAIPSAKPGAVVDPTGCGDAYRAGLLYGIARGMDWATTGRVASLIGAIKIASRGGQNHRFDRAEIEVRYKEAFGAAPW